The following nucleotide sequence is from Flavimarina sp. Hel_I_48.
ATACGCTGCGCATCATATAAACGGTCATAAAAGAAGCAATCTGGCTGGGATTATATTTCCCTTCGGAAATGTTTACCAGCACCTCGCGCGCCTCTTGTTTGTCAAGCTGCTCGTGATTGATAAGTCTGTTTAATATATGTTTCATTATTGCACTCTAACTCCCTCCAATGAGGAGGATTTTATTATTTGATTTATATGCTATTCCGTGTTTTTTATCAAGAAAACACCCAGTTTTCGATCATTTTCTTGCCTTCTGGTGTCAGTACAGATTCTGGATGAAACTGCACGCCGCGCAGGTCAAAGTTTCTATGGCGCAGCGACATGATCTGGCCGTTCACATCTGTTGCGGTGATCTCAAGATCTTCTGGAAACTGGTCTGGGGAAACCACCCAGGAATGGTACCTTCCTATTTTAAACTCGCGATCTATATTTTTGTACAAAGGTTCGTCATCAACGGTTTGCGTAGCGGTAGTCGCCACGCCGTGAAAAACCTTATCCAGATTGATCAGGCTTCCGCCGAAAACTTCTCCAATGGCCTGTTGTCCCAGACAAACGCCGAATATGGGTTTTTTCCCTGCATATTCTTTGATTATTGGTTTTAAGAGTCCGGCTTCATCGGGAATTCCGGGTCCTGGAGAAAGCAGGATTTTGTCATAGGCAGCAATTTCTT
It contains:
- a CDS encoding anthranilate synthase component II; amino-acid sequence: MGIKILVIDNYDSFVYNLVHYLEALDCAVTVKRNDKVTLEEIAAYDKILLSPGPGIPDEAGLLKPIIKEYAGKKPIFGVCLGQQAIGEVFGGSLINLDKVFHGVATTATQTVDDEPLYKNIDREFKIGRYHSWVVSPDQFPEDLEITATDVNGQIMSLRHRNFDLRGVQFHPESVLTPEGKKMIENWVFS